One window of Stigmatella erecta genomic DNA carries:
- a CDS encoding calcium-binding protein: MRTFSTWLRLLTPLLLLTCSDAGLYALDGRGPSGKDRADFTGEACIPLASGDAFPVKIVFAVQGGQGVPSEVVGYITDALSTVSSRFSGSFAKFALVGFHTVATGFQGSFADAATFQAALPRYASYQETGPVSLRAPLRLAKSLLSGDMQTACRGEVARTRYIVVLVAASEDLSCQNPAFNVGIDSRCAQLKPNNEACNQCELTAVTGELKALAAQFGAGEVVVQPVYVRPGAADPATRDQIAAIANAGGTEAIETEPVALRDVIGTLNYSSLQTSLVLKRFLAFNRNVQVRAGEVLTDSDGDGVADRDEEALGLDSTNPDSDGDGLMDGIELRMGLNPQPGNVDLIPGCSVALDDDGDRLNTCEERVLGTDPCMGDSDGDGLPDLVEALSRTNPLVPEDLQDADRDGIPNIQEVEARGDPLSADLAFHVERGYGYSLTPSEPTPDGRACYQVRAENITVVPTLQRPHPFIPGRFIPAGTNDVYLYLQVGRDNDPRGAGIGALFIQSVGYSEKEGRTPVLLPPFTPADFVLGN; the protein is encoded by the coding sequence ATGCGCACCTTTTCGACGTGGCTCCGGCTCCTGACGCCGCTGTTGCTCCTCACCTGCTCCGATGCGGGGCTGTACGCCCTGGATGGACGGGGGCCCAGCGGCAAGGACCGGGCGGACTTCACCGGGGAGGCCTGCATCCCGCTGGCCAGCGGGGATGCCTTCCCGGTGAAGATCGTCTTCGCGGTCCAGGGCGGGCAGGGCGTTCCCTCGGAGGTGGTGGGCTACATCACCGACGCGCTCAGCACGGTCAGCAGCCGCTTCTCCGGCTCCTTCGCCAAGTTCGCCCTGGTGGGCTTTCACACGGTGGCCACCGGCTTCCAGGGGAGCTTCGCGGACGCGGCCACCTTCCAGGCCGCGCTGCCGCGCTACGCCAGCTACCAGGAGACGGGGCCGGTGAGCCTGCGCGCCCCGCTGCGGCTGGCCAAGAGCCTGCTCTCGGGCGACATGCAGACGGCCTGCCGCGGCGAGGTGGCCCGCACGCGCTACATCGTCGTCCTGGTGGCCGCCAGCGAGGACCTGAGCTGCCAGAACCCCGCCTTCAACGTGGGCATCGACTCGCGCTGCGCCCAGCTCAAGCCCAACAACGAGGCATGCAACCAGTGCGAGCTGACGGCCGTCACCGGCGAGCTCAAGGCGCTGGCCGCGCAGTTCGGCGCGGGCGAGGTGGTGGTGCAGCCCGTCTACGTGCGGCCGGGCGCCGCGGACCCCGCCACCCGGGACCAGATCGCCGCCATCGCCAACGCGGGCGGCACCGAGGCCATCGAGACCGAGCCGGTGGCGCTGCGCGACGTGATTGGCACCCTCAACTACTCCTCGCTCCAGACGTCGCTCGTGCTCAAGCGCTTCCTGGCCTTCAACCGCAACGTCCAGGTGCGCGCCGGCGAGGTGCTCACCGACAGCGACGGGGACGGGGTGGCGGACCGGGACGAGGAGGCGCTGGGGTTGGACTCCACCAACCCGGACTCCGATGGGGACGGCCTCATGGACGGCATCGAGCTGCGCATGGGCCTCAACCCCCAGCCGGGCAACGTGGACCTCATCCCCGGGTGCAGCGTGGCACTGGACGATGATGGCGACCGGCTCAACACCTGCGAGGAGCGCGTGCTGGGCACCGACCCGTGTATGGGCGACAGCGACGGGGACGGGCTGCCGGACCTGGTCGAGGCGCTCTCGCGCACCAACCCGCTCGTGCCCGAGGACCTCCAGGACGCCGACCGTGACGGCATCCCCAACATCCAGGAGGTGGAGGCGCGCGGAGATCCGCTCAGCGCGGACCTCGCCTTCCACGTCGAGCGCGGCTACGGCTATTCGCTCACGCCCTCGGAGCCCACCCCGGACGGCCGGGCCTGCTACCAGGTGCGCGCCGAGAACATCACCGTGGTGCCCACGCTCCAGCGTCCCCACCCCTTCATCCCCGGGCGCTTCATCCCCGCGGGCACCAACGACGTCTACCTCTACCTCCAGGTGGGCCGGGACAATGATCCGCGAGGCGCGGGCATCGGCGCGCTCTTCATCCAGTCCGTCGGCTACTCCGAGAAGGAGGGCCGCACGCCCGTCCTCCTCCCGCCCTTCACCCCGGCGGACTTCGTGCTCGGGAACTGA
- a CDS encoding vWA domain-containing protein encodes MRGRLGLAVGGVGLLLAVVAACTDAYLYDERRGEQLPVDRAVAFEGRFCTVGTNEVLRPIKVIVAMDASQSMNVSDPDGARATALINLLDGLPDDPEVSVAVVLFAGSTTAYLTQSGTPPVDGFVQVASLTDAQKLNMRRTLLNFQNPDNSPNRDATDFVKPLADIYSLINTDIALSRSDAGSSQALAQARYSVIFLSDGRPSNDQDDELLQGDAVVRIRQLKDLVEDVRVNTVHVFNPTQPVSSVCDLTGDGGCPLLLINQNADRLERMAALGGGNFRDFRNNEPINFLNFQFGQARRAFQVKELIASNFTAPPGSPLGEADTDGDGLTDAEEAEEGTNPFKVDTDGDGFSDGVEVHFARQGVDFNPIQIALPDGGGLDPGCPPPLRAMDSDCDGLLDCDEQFIGTNANVMDSDRDGVPDGIEWRGGTQGSSNDLDEDPDNDGLSSRAELRLHTDPLEPDTAHLSVDGYRYQMEADGPPNELGSQCYTFRVDNVLLAPTQVEYLDGGVDGGGALLPDGGRPVVRGAGYNSLFLSVAMVPADDPTARTLTRAFRYDSARYPIGGIKSPVDGVIRVNPENFVEGCPGRPESTPSSP; translated from the coding sequence GTGAGGGGGAGGCTGGGCCTGGCGGTAGGAGGGGTGGGGCTGCTCCTGGCGGTGGTGGCCGCCTGCACCGACGCCTACCTCTATGACGAGCGGCGCGGCGAGCAGCTCCCGGTGGACCGGGCGGTGGCCTTCGAGGGCCGCTTCTGCACGGTGGGCACCAACGAGGTGCTGCGCCCCATCAAGGTCATCGTCGCCATGGACGCCAGCCAGTCCATGAACGTGAGCGATCCGGACGGCGCGCGCGCCACGGCGCTCATCAACCTGCTGGACGGCCTTCCGGACGACCCGGAGGTCTCCGTCGCGGTGGTGCTCTTCGCGGGCAGCACCACGGCCTACCTCACCCAGTCGGGCACGCCCCCGGTGGACGGCTTCGTGCAGGTGGCCAGCCTCACGGACGCGCAGAAGCTCAACATGCGCCGCACGCTGCTCAACTTCCAGAACCCGGACAACTCGCCGAACCGGGACGCGACGGACTTCGTCAAGCCGCTGGCGGACATCTACTCGCTCATCAACACGGACATCGCCCTGAGCCGCTCCGACGCGGGGAGCTCCCAGGCGCTGGCCCAGGCGCGCTACTCGGTCATCTTCCTGTCGGACGGCCGGCCCAGCAACGACCAGGACGACGAGCTGCTCCAGGGGGATGCGGTGGTGCGCATCCGCCAGCTGAAGGACCTGGTGGAGGACGTGCGCGTCAACACCGTGCACGTCTTCAACCCCACGCAGCCGGTCAGCTCGGTGTGTGATTTGACGGGGGATGGGGGCTGCCCGCTGCTGCTCATCAACCAGAACGCGGACCGCCTGGAGCGGATGGCGGCGCTGGGCGGCGGCAACTTCCGCGACTTCCGCAACAACGAGCCCATCAACTTCCTGAACTTCCAGTTCGGCCAGGCCCGGCGCGCCTTCCAGGTGAAGGAGCTGATCGCCTCCAACTTCACCGCCCCGCCGGGCAGCCCCCTGGGCGAGGCCGACACGGACGGCGATGGCCTCACCGACGCGGAGGAGGCGGAGGAGGGCACCAACCCCTTCAAGGTGGACACGGACGGGGACGGCTTCAGCGACGGGGTGGAGGTGCACTTCGCCCGCCAGGGCGTGGACTTCAACCCCATCCAGATCGCACTGCCGGACGGGGGCGGGCTGGATCCCGGCTGCCCGCCGCCGCTGCGGGCCATGGACTCGGACTGTGACGGGCTCCTGGACTGTGACGAGCAGTTCATCGGCACCAACGCGAACGTGATGGACAGCGACCGGGACGGCGTTCCGGACGGCATCGAGTGGCGCGGGGGCACGCAAGGCTCCAGCAACGACCTGGACGAGGACCCGGACAACGACGGGCTCTCCAGCCGGGCCGAGTTGCGGCTGCACACCGACCCGCTGGAGCCGGACACCGCGCACCTGTCCGTGGACGGCTACCGCTACCAGATGGAGGCGGACGGACCGCCCAACGAGCTGGGCAGCCAGTGCTACACCTTCCGGGTGGACAACGTGCTGCTGGCCCCCACCCAGGTGGAGTACCTCGACGGCGGCGTGGACGGCGGCGGGGCGCTGCTTCCGGACGGAGGCCGGCCGGTGGTGCGCGGCGCGGGCTACAACAGCCTCTTCCTCTCCGTGGCGATGGTGCCCGCGGATGACCCCACCGCCCGGACCCTCACCCGCGCGTTCCGCTACGACTCCGCGCGCTATCCCATCGGGGGCATCAAGTCCCCGGTGGATGGCGTCATCCGCGTCAACCCAGAGAACTTCGTCGAGGGGTGCCCGGGCCGTCCTGAGTCCACCCCCTCGTCGCCGTGA
- a CDS encoding cell-cell cohesion protein MtsF gives MTRLHRLLLPALLLLTACSSGGDNTPDGGDPELADHCNSPEEALSKPECELSLEGEGQVLEAYLSTAGDEDWYSVRLPATVGPRTLVQVTAGYAVQSTAVNLSVNLLRENGTASLSKGVDKHGQGAPRPVEFIVPFGEPNARLLLLLKDEPNVINRPNFDARSPYFVRVRVLENPDLFEPNDTPPQATPLTLVPEAGKTAGKAVGYLGTKGDVDYFSFTAPAKKVVYVRLSAPELTPPPAYRLAYELVRPNGTAEAQDQVPNTSIAAELATARRVKDGGTWLVKVKAYQAATDPNTPPGDVRQAYTLDVQLMDEADPQDANGDNDLRERAAVKEFTASPQTLSFSGRMGSVPDVDWYAVDVPPTVRNGVSQPALLHYRFVPGAGGGRFAPLPGFLDRQVRVFTQVTKGATLADQRVACATDAAVCPKGYTEFAEGQGLVETYCGTGTAALCLHSSREEAPQDFATLRNFEGALPVPPSSATVRYYFLVEDASNDWADDRDYTLSVTWQEDADEATRYAGGTQEKPTSLTLAQDTTGNTFPAPPASATVMSGELSHGYGRLQPSDRLKGRGVRGPADYDAVPTDVDSYTLTIPGGQAQPQDRTWEVQWSVKNLPDGGIPPHGLALDLTFCDGDRLDGGACTPVSRGSRNSPLTLAYRGEALRAWHSASGTTTNLQPLYSKTVSGDSTVFTVLPYACSCLEPRFVRGGTLRVDVSATERESYARLNYSVRTAYTDYPKTYAVDGGTGTCPAPRQDGGTPLPDGGTTPITWTGGCQFTLQP, from the coding sequence ATGACCCGCCTTCACCGGCTGCTGCTGCCCGCGCTGCTCCTGCTGACCGCTTGTTCCTCGGGAGGGGACAACACCCCGGACGGGGGGGACCCCGAGCTCGCGGATCACTGCAACAGCCCCGAGGAGGCGCTCTCCAAGCCCGAGTGCGAGCTGTCCCTGGAAGGGGAGGGCCAGGTGCTGGAGGCCTACCTGTCCACGGCGGGGGATGAGGACTGGTACAGCGTGCGGCTGCCCGCCACGGTGGGCCCTCGCACGCTGGTGCAGGTGACGGCGGGCTACGCGGTGCAGAGCACGGCGGTGAACCTCTCGGTGAACCTCCTGCGGGAGAACGGCACGGCCTCGCTGAGCAAGGGCGTGGACAAGCACGGGCAGGGCGCTCCCCGGCCGGTGGAGTTCATCGTCCCGTTCGGCGAGCCCAACGCGCGGCTGCTCCTGCTGCTGAAGGACGAGCCCAACGTCATCAACCGGCCCAACTTCGACGCGCGCTCCCCGTACTTCGTGCGGGTGCGGGTGCTGGAGAACCCGGATCTCTTCGAGCCCAACGACACGCCGCCGCAGGCCACGCCCCTCACGCTCGTGCCCGAGGCGGGCAAGACGGCCGGCAAGGCCGTGGGCTACCTGGGGACGAAGGGCGACGTGGACTACTTCTCCTTCACGGCTCCGGCGAAGAAAGTGGTGTACGTGCGCCTGTCCGCGCCGGAGCTGACGCCGCCGCCCGCCTACCGCCTCGCGTACGAGCTGGTGCGGCCCAACGGCACGGCCGAGGCCCAGGACCAGGTCCCCAACACCTCGATCGCGGCCGAGCTGGCCACGGCGCGCCGGGTGAAGGACGGGGGCACGTGGCTCGTGAAGGTGAAGGCCTACCAGGCCGCGACGGATCCGAACACGCCGCCCGGGGACGTGCGCCAGGCGTACACGCTGGACGTCCAGCTGATGGACGAGGCGGACCCGCAGGACGCCAATGGGGACAACGACCTCCGGGAGCGGGCCGCGGTGAAGGAGTTCACCGCCTCCCCCCAGACGCTCTCGTTCTCGGGCCGCATGGGCTCGGTGCCCGATGTGGACTGGTACGCGGTGGACGTGCCGCCCACGGTGAGGAATGGCGTCTCCCAGCCGGCCTTGCTGCACTACCGCTTCGTCCCGGGGGCGGGGGGAGGCCGCTTTGCCCCGCTGCCAGGCTTCCTGGACCGGCAGGTGCGCGTCTTCACCCAGGTGACGAAGGGGGCCACGCTCGCGGACCAGCGGGTGGCCTGCGCCACGGATGCGGCGGTGTGCCCCAAGGGCTACACCGAGTTCGCCGAGGGACAGGGGCTGGTGGAGACCTACTGCGGCACGGGCACCGCGGCGCTGTGCCTCCACTCCTCGCGCGAGGAGGCGCCGCAGGACTTCGCCACCCTGCGCAACTTCGAGGGGGCCCTTCCGGTGCCGCCCTCCTCGGCGACGGTGCGCTACTACTTCCTCGTCGAGGACGCCTCGAACGACTGGGCGGATGACCGGGACTACACCCTGTCGGTGACGTGGCAGGAGGACGCGGACGAGGCCACCCGCTACGCGGGCGGCACCCAGGAAAAGCCCACCTCGCTGACGTTGGCGCAGGACACCACGGGCAACACCTTCCCCGCGCCGCCCGCCTCCGCCACGGTGATGAGCGGAGAGCTCAGCCATGGCTATGGCCGCTTGCAGCCGTCGGACCGGCTCAAGGGCCGGGGGGTGCGCGGGCCGGCGGACTACGATGCCGTCCCCACGGACGTGGACAGCTACACGCTGACCATTCCCGGAGGACAGGCGCAGCCGCAGGACCGTACCTGGGAGGTGCAGTGGTCGGTGAAGAACCTGCCGGACGGGGGCATCCCGCCGCATGGGCTCGCGCTGGACCTGACCTTCTGTGACGGAGACCGCCTGGACGGGGGCGCCTGTACGCCGGTGAGCCGGGGCAGCCGCAACTCGCCGCTGACGCTGGCCTACCGGGGAGAGGCGCTGCGTGCCTGGCACTCGGCCAGCGGCACCACCACCAACCTGCAGCCGCTCTACTCGAAGACGGTGTCGGGCGACTCCACCGTCTTCACCGTGCTGCCCTACGCGTGCTCCTGCCTGGAGCCGCGCTTCGTCCGGGGCGGCACCCTGCGCGTGGACGTCTCCGCCACCGAGCGGGAGTCCTACGCGCGGCTGAACTACTCGGTGCGCACCGCGTACACGGACTACCCGAAGACGTACGCGGTGGACGGTGGCACGGGCACCTGCCCGGCGCCGCGGCAGGACGGGGGCACGCCGCTGCCGGATGGGGGCACCACGCCCATCACCTGGACGGGGGGCTGCCAGTTCACGCTGCAGCCCTGA
- the mtsC gene encoding cell-cell cohesion MYXO-CTERM protein MtsC: MTFQRIASVLTLGTLFLLAPGAQAQTNSVDNPECLGSQCGKPKEEGGGGCGCGCSVWVAYTDDGVTLSYTDDADGDGKADDRDNCPFASNREQTDTDGDGVGDACDNCSGLANYQQRDADGDGVGDDCDSDADGDGVANAQDNCPLVPNKDQSDLDRDTDALQSDPANRGGDVCDRDDDNDGYADGEDTCPRVANVDQKLPPDASQCRVDTDGDNISDNGDNCPGLANPNQKDTDRDGQGDACDPDIDDDGVLNKGPDNKALDNCAEVANRDQADDDGDGVGDVCDTRYCVVVDRNNPDDCLDPRGPFTVSGGGQLSLKKGDNVRLPLFANRNGAAIEYTWTVKQRPSGSKAVIENPTGAVTNSRHWQYAYVDGHLPSFTADTDGEYDIQVQARLAFADRAYPDQRNSISSLKLSVGGGNASSCTALPGAAGGVTLGATVLALLLRRRRREE, encoded by the coding sequence ATGACATTCCAGCGCATCGCTTCGGTCCTGACCCTCGGGACCCTCTTCCTCCTGGCGCCCGGCGCGCAGGCCCAGACGAACTCCGTGGACAACCCGGAGTGCCTGGGCAGCCAGTGCGGCAAGCCCAAGGAGGAGGGCGGCGGCGGCTGTGGCTGTGGCTGCTCGGTGTGGGTGGCCTACACGGACGACGGCGTGACGCTGTCCTACACGGACGACGCGGACGGGGACGGCAAGGCGGATGACCGCGACAACTGCCCCTTCGCCTCCAACCGCGAGCAGACGGACACGGACGGCGACGGCGTGGGCGACGCGTGTGACAACTGCTCGGGGCTGGCCAACTACCAGCAGCGCGACGCGGACGGCGATGGCGTGGGCGACGACTGCGACAGCGACGCGGACGGCGACGGCGTGGCCAACGCGCAGGACAACTGCCCGCTGGTGCCCAACAAGGACCAGAGCGACCTGGACCGGGACACGGACGCACTACAGAGCGACCCGGCGAACCGGGGCGGCGACGTGTGCGACCGGGACGATGACAACGATGGCTACGCCGATGGCGAGGACACCTGCCCGCGCGTGGCCAACGTCGACCAGAAGCTGCCTCCGGATGCTTCTCAGTGCCGCGTGGACACGGACGGGGACAACATCTCCGACAACGGGGACAACTGCCCGGGCCTGGCCAACCCCAACCAGAAGGACACGGACCGCGACGGCCAGGGCGATGCGTGCGACCCGGACATCGACGATGACGGCGTGCTGAACAAGGGCCCGGACAACAAGGCGCTGGACAACTGCGCCGAGGTGGCCAACCGCGACCAGGCGGACGACGACGGCGACGGCGTGGGCGATGTGTGCGACACGCGCTACTGCGTGGTGGTGGACCGCAACAACCCGGACGACTGCCTGGATCCGCGCGGCCCCTTCACCGTCTCGGGCGGTGGCCAGCTCAGCCTGAAGAAGGGCGACAACGTGCGCCTGCCCCTGTTCGCCAACCGCAACGGGGCGGCCATCGAGTACACCTGGACGGTGAAGCAGCGCCCCTCGGGCTCCAAGGCCGTCATCGAGAACCCCACCGGCGCGGTGACCAACAGCCGCCACTGGCAGTACGCCTACGTGGACGGCCACCTGCCGTCCTTCACCGCGGACACGGATGGCGAGTACGACATCCAGGTCCAGGCGCGGCTGGCCTTCGCGGACCGGGCCTACCCGGACCAGCGCAACTCCATCTCCAGCCTCAAGCTGTCGGTGGGCGGCGGCAACGCCAGCAGCTGCACGGCCCTGCCGGGGGCCGCGGGGGGCGTGACGCTGGGCGCCACCGTGCTTGCCCTCTTGCTGCGCCGCCGCCGCCGCGAAGAGTAG
- the mtsD gene encoding cell-cell cohesion protein MtsD: protein MHPLSWMRLAVGLLATLWLSCTDTLVEPLAQEQSQLDDRLTLTGRVCTAPANPSGFPVKVVLVIDQSGSMCVSDPPGSQEQTGFCEQVGGILLPPGVTEPARVRALKRLVNQFRQQPNVQISIVPFETNVKNVWPPVTTGNRFARPDASLDTYIRGLQSQLGKGTDYQGAVGYAYSLIASDINAVSANNPEVLPRTRYVVVFLTDGTPYPRCSANDNLSTYATPDAPDLTWADSSSAGDFCNLLDPDSPDSINEFQPGTDRNQNYQLFSYVRRLMELKDQYNVGDIRMHTVLLFNQQAVKLCGPICQDIYGTYPGTPPAEYPQAAKKVASWLLARFAEIGNGVYQEFNDTGEINNMGLGALDYSSFASRNVVKTLMVRSLSSLPGEKGRELDTDGDGLGDLLDNTFTLQTNAYTPDSDGDCLDDGFESRRQDQGFKPGNDLDARGCDPSSPLTRGCACRDTDGDGLSQFAEAYLKTRDGIVDSDGDGVPDGIESRYGLDPLTANVSGLDTDGDGIPDGDELRADSDPTRRDRAFSERYGYQYGVKIAEKRDNGSTCYDFTVSNLQLVTPPNRSGVQQGYNLFKVWFAEAPESGVATDYGVWRTACAWAQYAPPGLRVPLGPSLTLEDGNFRRPQDLDEMSEYMQRCVGDRPGEAP from the coding sequence ATGCACCCCCTCAGCTGGATGCGGTTGGCCGTGGGCCTTCTGGCCACCCTGTGGCTGTCCTGTACGGACACGCTTGTCGAGCCGCTCGCCCAGGAGCAGTCGCAACTGGACGACCGGCTCACGCTCACCGGCCGCGTCTGCACGGCGCCCGCCAACCCCAGCGGGTTTCCGGTGAAGGTGGTGCTGGTCATCGACCAGTCGGGCAGCATGTGCGTGTCGGATCCGCCGGGCTCGCAGGAGCAGACGGGCTTCTGCGAGCAGGTGGGGGGCATCCTCCTGCCGCCGGGGGTGACGGAGCCGGCGCGGGTGCGCGCGCTGAAGCGGCTGGTGAACCAGTTCCGCCAGCAGCCCAACGTGCAGATCTCCATCGTGCCGTTCGAGACCAACGTGAAGAACGTCTGGCCTCCGGTCACCACCGGCAACCGCTTCGCCCGGCCGGATGCCTCGCTGGACACCTACATCCGCGGGCTCCAGAGCCAGCTCGGCAAGGGCACCGACTACCAGGGGGCGGTGGGCTACGCCTACAGCCTCATCGCCAGCGACATCAACGCCGTGTCGGCGAACAACCCCGAGGTGCTGCCGCGCACGCGCTACGTGGTGGTGTTCCTCACGGACGGCACGCCGTACCCGCGCTGCTCGGCCAACGACAACCTCTCCACCTATGCCACGCCGGACGCGCCGGACCTGACGTGGGCGGACTCCTCCAGCGCGGGGGACTTCTGCAACCTGCTGGACCCGGACTCGCCCGACAGCATCAACGAGTTCCAGCCCGGCACGGACCGCAACCAGAACTACCAGCTGTTCAGCTACGTGCGGCGGCTGATGGAGCTGAAGGACCAGTACAACGTGGGCGACATCCGCATGCACACGGTGCTGCTCTTCAACCAGCAGGCGGTGAAGCTCTGCGGCCCCATCTGCCAGGACATCTACGGCACCTACCCCGGCACGCCGCCCGCGGAGTACCCCCAGGCGGCGAAGAAGGTCGCCTCGTGGCTGCTCGCGCGCTTCGCGGAGATCGGCAACGGCGTGTACCAGGAGTTCAACGACACGGGGGAGATCAACAACATGGGCCTGGGGGCGCTGGACTACTCGTCCTTCGCGTCCCGCAACGTCGTCAAGACGCTGATGGTGCGCTCGCTCAGCTCGCTTCCCGGCGAGAAGGGGCGCGAGCTGGACACGGACGGCGACGGGCTCGGGGACCTGCTGGACAACACCTTCACGCTGCAGACCAACGCCTACACTCCGGACAGCGATGGGGACTGCCTGGATGACGGCTTCGAGTCGCGCCGGCAGGACCAGGGCTTCAAGCCCGGCAATGACCTGGATGCGCGAGGGTGTGACCCCAGCTCGCCGCTGACGCGCGGCTGTGCCTGCCGCGACACGGACGGGGATGGCCTGTCCCAGTTCGCCGAGGCCTACCTGAAGACGCGCGATGGCATCGTGGACAGCGACGGCGACGGGGTGCCCGATGGCATCGAGTCGCGCTACGGGCTGGATCCGCTCACGGCGAACGTGTCCGGGCTCGACACGGACGGGGATGGCATTCCGGACGGGGACGAGCTGCGCGCGGACTCGGACCCGACGCGGCGGGACCGGGCCTTCTCCGAGCGCTACGGCTACCAGTACGGGGTGAAGATCGCCGAGAAGCGGGACAACGGCAGCACCTGCTACGACTTCACCGTCTCCAACCTGCAGCTGGTGACGCCGCCGAACCGCTCGGGGGTGCAGCAGGGCTACAACCTGTTCAAGGTGTGGTTCGCCGAGGCGCCGGAGAGCGGCGTGGCCACGGACTACGGGGTGTGGCGCACGGCGTGTGCCTGGGCGCAGTACGCGCCGCCGGGGCTGCGCGTGCCGCTGGGGCCCTCGCTGACCCTGGAGGACGGGAACTTCCGCAGGCCGCAGGATCTCGACGAGATGAGCGAATACATGCAGCGGTGCGTGGGTGACCGGCCTGGGGAGGCGCCGTGA